TACATCTATTATAATAAAGCGCTTTAATTATAAAGTAAAGAACTTTTTTGTGTAAAAGATTCATATCTTTTACACAAAAAAGGCTCAATCCTTCTTACAAAGAATTGAGCCTTTTTAAATGCCAAATTTATAATTCGTCGATTTGATCTTCGATATTTAAAACTTCTAAAATATCTGTGGCACAATCAGCACCTTTGTTGCCACCCTTGCCACCTGCACGATCCGTTGCTTGAGCAACTGTATCTGTAGTTAACAAGCCAAACATCACTGGTACTGGACCGGTTGCTGAAGCAGCAGCTAACTGGCTAGTAGTACCTTGGCAAACGTAATCAAAATGAGATGTTTCACCGCGAATAACTGCACCTAAAGCAATTATGCCATCAACCTTACCGCTTTTGGCCAAGCAATTAACCGTTCTGGCCAATTCAAAAGCGCCAGGAACATGAATCACTGTTAGGTTCTCATCTGATACACCAGACTTTTTCAATTGTCCAACAGCTCCGCTAAGCAAGCGATCCGTTACAACACTATTAAACTGTGCAACGACTATACCTATTCTCTTATCTTGTCCTGCCGCAATATTACCTGTAATTTCTTTCATGTTAATCTACCTCATTCAAAATATGATTCATTTGATGTTTTTTAGTTGCTAAATATTTTTCATTTTCTTTAGTTAAACCAACTTCCATCGGTACTCGCTCAACCACTTTAATACCATAGGCCTCTAGCTGAGCAACCTTATCAGGATTATTAGTCATGAGCCGGACTTCAGAAATTCCTTTTTGGCGCAAAATTTTGGCAGCTAAGTTGTAGCGACGAGCATCAACCGGAAAACCAAGCTTTTGATTAGCCTCAACAGTATTTGCACCCTCATCTTGTAATTTGTAAGCACGCAATTTATTAGCTAAGCCAATACCGCGACCCTCTTGGCGCAAATACAAAACAGCACCTGAACCATTAGCTTCAATCTTATCTAGCGATTCTGCTAATTGAGCACCACAGTCACACCGTTTAGACCCAAAGACATCCCCAGTCAAACACTCACTATGCAGCCGCAATAATAATGGTTCATCTGGTTTAATATCACCCTTACTGATTAATAAAGTTGGTTCTTTTTCAGGTTGTTTCTCATTTTCAAAACCCTCAAGTTCAAAATGACCATGCTTAGTTGGAAAATCAACTTTGGTAATTGATTCAACCTTTAAGTCTTCATCTTCTTGACGCTTGCGATATTCAATTAATTCTTCAATAGTCAAGTACGGTAATCCCATACCTTCTGCTAAAGCCTTTAAATCTTTGCGCCGAGCCATTGTACCGTCTTTTTTGATACATTCACAAATAAAGCCAACTGGTGCTACTCCTGCAAGGCGAGCCAAATCCAGTGCTGCCTCGGTGTGACCAGTTCGTTCCAATACGCCGCCTTCTTTAGCAACTAATGGAAAAACATGGCCAGGATGATAAAAATCATCCCAAGTACTGTTGGGATCAGCTAATTTTTTAATTGTCTTAGCACGATCGTATGCAGAAATACCAGTAGTGGTCGTTGTAGCATCAACACTTAACGTAAAAGCTGTCCCAAATTCATCATTTGATCCAGTTTCAATTGGGCTAATATGCTGGCGATCGGCATATTCCTTACTCATTGGTACACATAACAAACCGCGAGCTTTGGTAATCATGGTATTAACCATCTCAGGTGTTGCTTTTTCAGCTAGGCCAATCATATCGCCTTCAGATTCACGTTGTGGTGAATCAGCCACAATTACTAAACCACCATTTCTCATGTGATCAAGGATTTTACGCATTTTTTCATTTAATTGATCTGTCATTTTATTTCCTCACTATAACTTATTTGTTCCAAGCTTGACACTGTTTTACCACATAACGGCCAATCATATCCGTTTCAATATTGACATGGTCACCTAATTTGTAACCAGCTAAAGTCGTATTAGCAATGGTAAATGGAATCAGGCTCACACCAAATTCGGCATTTTGTGCCATGGTGACCGTTAAGCTTATACCATCAATCGCGATTGAGCCTTTTTCTACAATATATGGATCATATTGTTGTGGTACTCTAAACCGCAATTCAATCGAATTTTCTGTTTCAACTCTAGCAGTTAATTCTGCCGTGGTATCAACATGACCAGCTACAATATGACCATCTAAGGTTGCTCCCAAAGCCAGTGATGGCTCTAAGTTAACCACACTTGATACTTGTAAATTGCCCAGATTAGTTCGCTTCATCGTTTCTGGCATCACATCAACAGTAAACTCATCATTAGTCCAATCAGTTACGGTTAAACAAATTCCATTAACTGCAATGCTGGCACCAAGCGGCAAATTTTCTTGGGCTAATTTAGGAGCAGCAATTGCTAACTTAGCATGCTTTTCAGTTATTTCCAAACGAGTGATCTTACCCGTTGCTTGAATTATTCCGGTAAACATTGTTTTCTCCTTGCGCTAATGCGCACATCTTGCTCTAAGGTCTTTACATCAATTAGTTCATATTGTGATGAAGTCGCTCCCAACTCTTGTCCTACTGCGACTGGCAAAGCAGTCCCGCCTAAGACCTTAGGTGCTATATAAGCTATTATTTGATCGGCTAAATCTGCTGCTATAAACTCTGCTTGAACCTGACTACCACCTTCAACTAACAGGGATTGAATCTCATATTTTGCAAGTAATTTAACAATTTTAGTTGGAGTCCATTTAGCTTGCGTAAAAATTTTAACTGCAACTGGCAGTTCTTTCTGCAATTCTTGTTCACTTAACAGCCAAATTTCACCTGGCTGATTAAATAATTCCTGAGTGAAGTCTATCCGATTAGCATCTTTAGTCAAGATTATTCTAATAGGTGGGATTGGCAAACACTTAATTCGCACTGTTAGTTGTGGATCATCAATTCTTAAAGTATTAGCACCTATTAAAATAGCTTGATTCTGACAACGTAATTTTTGGACATCGAGTTGGGCAGCATCGCCAGTTAACAAGGTTCGCTTATTACCCGCTGCATTAAGCTTACCATCAAGAGACATCGCATATTTGAGGGTAACTAGTGGCCTTTGTTGTTGATAAAAGAAGTTATAGGCCTCATTCAAATACTCCGTACCACCAATGACTTCAGTTGTGATGCCATGCTCTTGTAGAAACTTTATCCCTTTACCAGCAACTATTTTATGTGGATCAAGTTGTCCAATAACTACGCGTTTGATTCCTGCTTCAGCCACTTTTTCACAGCAAGGTGGCTGCTTACCATAATGACTACAAGGTTCCAAAGTAACATAAAGTGTAGCACCATCAGCTAATTCGGGTTTAGCCAAGTGAGCCAATGCGTTAACTTCAGCGTGAACTTGCCCATACTGATGATGATACCCAGTAGCTAAGACTTGACCATCTTTAACAATAACTGCTCCCACTAAAGGATTCGTCCAAGTCATTGCCCGCGCCTTTAATGCTTCTTGGGCTGCAAGTTGCAGATAATCCTTATCCTGCATTAATTTCACTTCCTCAACAAAAAGCCTCGCTGATCTTAATCAACGAGGTCTTCATAATCAACTATCATTAGCTCTTAACCAAGCTTATTCTTGAATTGCAAGTTAAATACTAGTCTTTATTTTCTTCTCCCATCCAGACTTTAACTGTCGGTACCAGACTTGCACTAGTTCCACCACCATGATAGTGGGTCACGGACTTCAATTAAGCATTAATTGTTACCGTCGGTATGGAATTACACCTTACCCCGAAGAAATTCTTTAATTATCTTAAGCATAATATACAGATACCCTTACGTCAATAGAAAGCTAGTTAAATTCATTAATTAAAACTAATTTTATCAAAAATAAAAACGTGTGAGTCACAGGGCTACACACGTTTTATTGTAAGTAAACATAGCTATAAATTTAAATAATAATTTTTACCAAATTTGATTCTACAAACCAAGCAAATGGGCAAAAGCTGGAACTAATAAGTTATCAACTAATCCAGTTGCAACTACTGCTACTGCAGCCATCGCCCCTTGCACAGAACCCATCTCTAGAGCGAAAGCTGAGCCAACAGTATGTCCTGCAGCTCCTAAACCTAACCCAGTTCCCATCGGATCTGTATCAAGTTTAAACCACTTAACCATCTGCTTGCCTAGTGCATAAATCATTACGGCATTTAGAATACATGCCATTGCAGTAATTGATGCGTTACCGCCAATTGCTGTTGTCAGTGGCATGGCAATCGCAGTTGTTGCCGATTGACTAAGCATCGATCTAACACCAACTTCATTTAATCCTGCTGCCTTAGAAATAAAGGTAATCAAGATTAAGGAAACAAAAGTACTGATTACCAAGCTAGTTAAAATGATCCCCCAATTTTTCTTGATAACATCATTACGCTTGTATAAAGGAACAGCAAACGCAATTGTTGCTGGTGTAATAAACCAGAAGATAATATCTCCACCTGGTTTGTAGGCTTGAGTGTAGACCTGAGTTGTTGAAACATCAAATACTTTGCCTAAAACTACCAAAATGGCAATTCCTAAGACCATAGCAACAAACAGAGGTTGGAATAAGAAAAAACCATGTGACTTTTTGAAAAGCCACTGACCAATCAAAAAGACAAATAATGATAGGAATACACCAAATAAAGGATTACTTAAATAAGCCATCATTTACTGCCCCCAGTCTTAACATTATGAGCTATCGAATGATGTCCAGATGTGATTCTCTTTTTAAGCCAAACCAAGATTCGAGTTGTGTAAGCAGTTACCACCAATAAAATAATGGTTGCTAGCAACACTACCAAGACTAACTGAACACCTTGCGATTTCATGATATCCAAGTTAGCAGCCAAAGAGATTCCCGAAGGAACAAACATAAAACTAATCAACGAGATTAAGGCACTACCAAAGGAATCAACCCATTCAATTTTAACTACATGTGTTGTCAACAATACATAAAGCAAAACTAATCCAATTACAGGTGTTGGTACTGGGAATGACTTGGGCATCATTTCTGATATCAACTGTGATACAAATAAAATTGTGGCATAAACCAACATTTGAAACAGAATTGGCGCTGATTTAGTTTCTGGCTTTTTCTCTTTCATTACACTCATTTCCTTTCTCTAACTTATCTTTATTTCAATGATTAAGATATACCTAAAGTAAGAATCTGAAAGCGATTTTTTGTTTAAATGCAAAATTTAATGGCTTAACTACCCAATAGCAATGCCGAATTTCTATCCCATTCCAAGTTGCTTACTTAGATCGGCACGATAAGAACGACCCACCTGAACTTTTTCACCATTATCCATAACTAGCAACAACGTATGATTAAACCAAGGCTGTACTTCTTTTACTTCCTCAAGATTTACCAACGTATTTCGGTGAACTTGCATAAATTTAGGCTTAGGCAACCGCTGTTTTAGCCAAGACAAAGTTTTACGAGTTTGGTACTGCTTTTTGGCAGTCGAAACTGTCAAAACACCATCACTGATAGTTGCTGACACGATATCAGACAACTTGATCACGACATTACGATCATCTAGTTCAATCGTTAATAAATCATTAATTGAACTTGCAGCAGGTACTTCTTGCGATAAAACTTTCTTTACCTTAGTCAGAGCTTGGTCAATTCGCTCTTGTTCAAACGGTTTTAAAACATAGTCCAATGCGCCTACATCAAAGGCTTTGACCGCATATTCGTCATAAGCAGTAGAAAAGATAATAATTGGTGAATAATTTAATTGCTTAAGTTCGTTCGTTAATTCAAAGCCGTTTTCTTCATTAAGAGAAATATCTAAGAAGATTAAATCAATTTTATTTTTCAAAAGCTGACTCTGAGCTTCTTTTAAATCCTCTGCTTGATATATAGCCAATGATTCAGTTGCTAAAACAGCACTTTTTTCAATTAAATATTTTAGCTCAGTTCTGGCTAATGGCTCATCATCGACCAATAAAATATTCATTGTAAAAACCCCTTTCGTAAATTTCTCAGTTAGCTTTGTCTAACACTAAGACTGCTTATGGACTTCATATTTAATAGGGATAACCGTTTTGAAAGTTGTTCCTGCTGGACTAGTGCTAATTTGTAATTGACTGCTAGTCCCATAGAGGCCCTGCAATCGCTTATTCAAATTATACAACGCTGTACCGCTGCCTTTAGACTCAGTGACTGGTTTTTTACCAAGCTTTTTTAAAATTGCTGGATCAATTCCGTTACCATTATCACTAACCCTAATGGATAATTGGTTATCATTAAGCCGCTTAAGTTCAA
This DNA window, taken from Lactobacillus sp. ESL0684, encodes the following:
- the ribH gene encoding 6,7-dimethyl-8-ribityllumazine synthase; the encoded protein is MKEITGNIAAGQDKRIGIVVAQFNSVVTDRLLSGAVGQLKKSGVSDENLTVIHVPGAFELARTVNCLAKSGKVDGIIALGAVIRGETSHFDYVCQGTTSQLAAASATGPVPVMFGLLTTDTVAQATDRAGGKGGNKGADCATDILEVLNIEDQIDEL
- the ribA gene encoding GTP cyclohydrolase II; the protein is MTDQLNEKMRKILDHMRNGGLVIVADSPQRESEGDMIGLAEKATPEMVNTMITKARGLLCVPMSKEYADRQHISPIETGSNDEFGTAFTLSVDATTTTTGISAYDRAKTIKKLADPNSTWDDFYHPGHVFPLVAKEGGVLERTGHTEAALDLARLAGVAPVGFICECIKKDGTMARRKDLKALAEGMGLPYLTIEELIEYRKRQEDEDLKVESITKVDFPTKHGHFELEGFENEKQPEKEPTLLISKGDIKPDEPLLLRLHSECLTGDVFGSKRCDCGAQLAESLDKIEANGSGAVLYLRQEGRGIGLANKLRAYKLQDEGANTVEANQKLGFPVDARRYNLAAKILRQKGISEVRLMTNNPDKVAQLEAYGIKVVERVPMEVGLTKENEKYLATKKHQMNHILNEVD
- a CDS encoding riboflavin synthase is translated as MFTGIIQATGKITRLEITEKHAKLAIAAPKLAQENLPLGASIAVNGICLTVTDWTNDEFTVDVMPETMKRTNLGNLQVSSVVNLEPSLALGATLDGHIVAGHVDTTAELTARVETENSIELRFRVPQQYDPYIVEKGSIAIDGISLTVTMAQNAEFGVSLIPFTIANTTLAGYKLGDHVNIETDMIGRYVVKQCQAWNK
- the ribD gene encoding bifunctional diaminohydroxyphosphoribosylaminopyrimidine deaminase/5-amino-6-(5-phosphoribosylamino)uracil reductase RibD gives rise to the protein MQDKDYLQLAAQEALKARAMTWTNPLVGAVIVKDGQVLATGYHHQYGQVHAEVNALAHLAKPELADGATLYVTLEPCSHYGKQPPCCEKVAEAGIKRVVIGQLDPHKIVAGKGIKFLQEHGITTEVIGGTEYLNEAYNFFYQQQRPLVTLKYAMSLDGKLNAAGNKRTLLTGDAAQLDVQKLRCQNQAILIGANTLRIDDPQLTVRIKCLPIPPIRIILTKDANRIDFTQELFNQPGEIWLLSEQELQKELPVAVKIFTQAKWTPTKIVKLLAKYEIQSLLVEGGSQVQAEFIAADLADQIIAYIAPKVLGGTALPVAVGQELGATSSQYELIDVKTLEQDVRISARRKQCLPE
- a CDS encoding LrgB family protein, yielding MAYLSNPLFGVFLSLFVFLIGQWLFKKSHGFFLFQPLFVAMVLGIAILVVLGKVFDVSTTQVYTQAYKPGGDIIFWFITPATIAFAVPLYKRNDVIKKNWGIILTSLVISTFVSLILITFISKAAGLNEVGVRSMLSQSATTAIAMPLTTAIGGNASITAMACILNAVMIYALGKQMVKWFKLDTDPMGTGLGLGAAGHTVGSAFALEMGSVQGAMAAVAVVATGLVDNLLVPAFAHLLGL
- a CDS encoding CidA/LrgA family protein; translation: MKEKKPETKSAPILFQMLVYATILFVSQLISEMMPKSFPVPTPVIGLVLLYVLLTTHVVKIEWVDSFGSALISLISFMFVPSGISLAANLDIMKSQGVQLVLVVLLATIILLVVTAYTTRILVWLKKRITSGHHSIAHNVKTGGSK
- a CDS encoding LytTR family transcriptional regulator DNA-binding domain-containing protein — protein: MNILLVDDEPLARTELKYLIEKSAVLATESLAIYQAEDLKEAQSQLLKNKIDLIFLDISLNEENGFELTNELKQLNYSPIIIFSTAYDEYAVKAFDVGALDYVLKPFEQERIDQALTKVKKVLSQEVPAASSINDLLTIELDDRNVVIKLSDIVSATISDGVLTVSTAKKQYQTRKTLSWLKQRLPKPKFMQVHRNTLVNLEEVKEVQPWFNHTLLLVMDNGEKVQVGRSYRADLSKQLGMG